Genomic window (Zingiber officinale cultivar Zhangliang chromosome 2B, Zo_v1.1, whole genome shotgun sequence):
CACTATGGCTTCTCGGTCATACATCCACAAGAATGCACCGAACACTTGATAGCATGAATATAGAAACAACCCAATAAACATAATTCTATATCTCCTTGTAGAAAATTGCTCCCTCTTTTAAGGTGATGCTCTAGATGTCCATTTAAAGGGTTAcccttatcactagggccccCTGATCATACAATCTAGAGCATTCCCTCTACAAGGTGAACAAAACCACACAATCATTCAACTAaatatgagaattaagcacaaacacatcacacacatTAGATCGAATGAAAATAAGGCATAAACAATGTCATATGGAAAGGTAgtacgcttccgcaagtgcacggatatgtcatcagtaataaaagattatcgatcccacgaggactgattataagcactagcgattattcacgtagaattagctaaactaccgttGGTTGTAAGTTTACTATTTCTTAGGAAGAAAGGAAATGGGAAAGTAGATGTGAGAACTAGCAAAAGAGAGAAAGGTTAACTTGGCAtggaacactacaagaaaaaccctcatagatatCGGTGGAACAAcgacagttttaagcaaaaaccaatgtgtttgagtattttacaccgattttttcaaaaaccgatgtctatgagcgcagattttcgctcatagacatcggttttttagccgatgtctatgagcgccttttttttggttaatagacatcgattttaacagcggtttttaaaacccgatgttaatgaaccaaaaaaaaataatttaatttttccaccagccaaaattaCAACACTTTACAaacttccctccaaacctaaaccaatatcgcgccccttctctcaccctaaacctaaacctccgcgTTCCCGGCGACGtctgttctttcttcttcttattttcttgttaagGTTTATTTCTGATCTTGTTTTTGCCTCTCACTTGGTTTGATTCGAGTTCCATGGTGAGAAAATTATCGTTTTGTTTTCCTCCCATTATCGACTTCCTTGATATGACGAGAAGAAACAAACTTTCAAATCGCCCCGTTATCGTTTTGATCTGTGTTTCACTCACTCGGTTTCATCGTGTTGATCTGCGTTTGATCTTCGATTTCTCTGCGATTTTTCTGGTAAGAACCCTAATCTACTCGTGGTTTGTTTGATCTGTGATTTCTCTAGTAAGAATCCTATAATCTGTTAGTGGTTGATCTGCGATTTCTCTGGTAAGAAGCCTATAATCTGTTAGTGGTTGATCTACATTTCTTTGCGTAATCTGTTCGTGGTTGATCTGCAATTTTTCCGGTAAGAACCCTAATCTGGTTTCATCGTGTTGATCTGTTATATCTCCGCTTGATCTGCGATTCGTGAGCTCACCGTGGTTGATCTGCGATTTCTCAGCAATTTTTTGGGTAAGAACCCTAATCTTTTAGTGGTTTCATCGTGTTAATCTGTGTTTGATCTGCGATTTCTGTGATTTCTCTGGTAAGAACCCTCATCTGTTCGTGGTTGATCTGCTATTTCTCTTCGTGATCTGCGACTTCTCTGGTAAGATCTGCGTTTTCTCTGTGTGATTTGCGATTTCTCTGTAAGAATCTAATCTGTTCGTGGTTGACCTTCGATTTCTCTACGTGATCTTCAATTTATCTGCACGATCTGTGATTTCTCTGGTAAGATCCCTAATCTGTTCAGGTTTCATTGTGTGCGATTTCTCTGCATGATCTGTGATTTCTCTGGTAAGAACCCTAATATGTTTGTGGTTGATCTGCGTTTGATCTGTGATTGCTCTGGTAATAACCCTAATCTGTTCGTGGTTTCATCGTGTTGATCTGTGTTTGATCTGCGATTTCTCTGCGTGATCTTCGATTTCTCTGGTAAGAACCCTAATCTGTTCGTGGTTTATCTGGGTTTGATCTGCGATTTCTCTCTGTGATATGCGATTTCTCTGGTAAGAACCCTAATCTGTTCGTGGTTGGTCTGCGATTTCTCTGTGCGATCTGTGATTCTATGGTAAGAACCCTAATCTCTTCGTGATTTCATTGTGTTGATCTGCCATTTCTCTGCGTCATCTGCTATTTCTCTGTTCGTGCACCTTTTGTTATTTGTAAAATAATGGATTCAGAGatcttgtttattttattatagaAACAAGCAATGGATTGGTGCACACATTGTAATGAGGAATGCACCGCCATATATCGGGATCCTGACGACAATCATTTGTAAGTTTGTTTTGTATATATTCGTTTGTTTTGATCTTGATATGACTCGAGTTCTGCACATATCTTCAAGATTGTTACTCTGCCTTGTGTGTATCATCATTATCATATGTTTTGCACATGTTGTGTTTGTCAAAATTCCACACTCGTCGGTAACTTTGATTTGCTCTTCAGTTAAATCGGATGGATTGTTCATTTAGTCGAtggattcttcccctttttgcctCATTGGATTGCTAAGGCTCGTAATGTTGTTTTGCAGCATGGGCATTTAGGATTTATGCTCTCATGTTATGATGCTGAAGTTAGCTACGATGGCCGCACTGACATTTTTCTGGCAAGGTATGCGGACAATTGCTCTCATTTGAATTCAAAATATGTTCTCCTTTTGATGAAAAGTTAAGTTGTGTCTGTCAAAGTTATCACACTGGCTTCATATAACATGGCGTGCGTTATTCATTCTTCTCAACTTGTAGATATCCACCACATGGAAGAAGAACTGTGGTCATAGAAGAAGTtgaccaaaatatatatatactctatGATCGTATGTATAAGAGACTTTCTTTAATGTATATGAAAATACATATTATAAATGTTACAGTCTTTGTTCAAATTAATGCCTCTTTTACATTCTCAAAAAGACTCTTTCAGgcataaggaagaagaagagcttctGAATCTTTGTTTCTTCCAGGTTCAGACATCTATGGAATTAGCTTTGGTAACTGCTATAATCATCTCAAAGCGCGAGCAAAAGAAGAGGGCGGGATGACGACGGCTGCGCGTCCGACGTGGGCGCCGACGAAGGGAGGGAATGAGCAGGGCGGCACCCGGATCTTCGAACCCTCGCAGAAGTACTCCTCCCGTGACCTTGCCTCCCACACCACCCTCAAGACCAGGTGATTTCTCTCTCTGTTCCCTTTAAAAACCCTAATCGCCGTCTCGAATTACGATCTCACAGCAGTCACCCGTGGAGTTGGTTGCGTCGGAATTTAATCAAAATTGAAGTTTACGACGTTCGttgattttagaatttttatGGTCGAAATTTTAGGGAAAGAATGATCATTGTGCTCGCTTTTTCAAGAAAGTATTATGTGAGATATTTTATCCTGTTTTTGGTGGAGAATGAATGATGTATATCTGACTGCAGGAAAGAGGGACAAGATACGCAGGATGAGTTGCAGAAGAGGGACTTCCGGGAGGAGCTAGAAGAGCGTGAGCGAAGGCATTTTTCCTCCAAGGACAAGTCCTATACTGGTATTCTGAACCATGTCGTCGAGTATCTTCCTCTATGCGTTTATGTTTTTATCTTAGTTTGGTTgggaatatttgtgtatttttttcagCATTCTAAAAGAATTTTAACCTTTCCGGTGAAAaggcaaaaaagaaaaaaaaatgttatgCTTCTTCTGCTGAAATATATGCAAGGTCCTTGCATTAAATCAGCGCACTACAATGTTTCATCCCTGATCCTCTGATTGGTTTATAGTGATGATCTGGTTTTCATAATTTCACTTGATTAACATTTTTGCATCACTATATTCATATGTATTATTTTCTATCTTTGATATTCTTTACCTCCATTGTGTGCTTCCTTTCTATGTATCTATTTGAACACTGAAGCTCAGGTTTCCACCTTGCAGAAGATAGAGACCGAAGAAAAGGGCATCTTCTCTTGGAGGGTAATCTTTGTTAAAAGTTGTCATTGGATGTTTGATGCATTTATCAGAGTATTTTTAATGCTGAGCTTATAATCCCCCTTAGTTGGCCTCCAGTCAGAAGCTTGTGCCAAAAGAACATCATCTCGTTGATGATATTTTCTTAtggttcatttattttttttgtttgtgtTGCAGGAACAAGGAGAGAGGCTGAAGATAGGATTGTTCCAAGGAATATTGATGCTGACGACTCTGATGTAGATGTCAATGACGATGAAGACAGTGACAGGTAGATTGAAACATATCTGATCTGATTTGAAAGACATTCAATATGCTGCATATGAAATTATGAGAAATAGACCTGTATGTTTTGTAGGAAATTAGTATCTGAATCTGACTTGGAGCTCCTAGACAAATCTAAAAAAGGGATATTCTtgacttttttttattttgttttaaagGCTTAAGACCAACAGGGTTTAGTCTAtaatgtttctaaactattaaaaagTTATAActgctttcaaaatttttatgCCTTGTGACTTTCTAGGATACTCTCTAGCTACCATTCCTTTGATATTGAATTCTGAATGTTATATTCTCAACACACTTCATTTTGGCGAAGTTGAATTTGTAGACAAGCCTAGTACCTGGACTGATTTTGTTTCTTCTGCTTAATACAATGTTAAATCCGATTGGATGATTATCTGCCCCATGAGCTTAAGCTGTCAGTAAATCACTTGATTTATGCTATTTTATGCAATATAATAAGTCATCCCCCCACCTAATTTATATCGTTTAACTTGTGTGCCTGCAAACAATtgtgaattttcctcctttatagagaattatatatCTTCTTGCAGGAAAAGAACGATGTTAAGCTTGAGAAAGTTCTAAAGGAAGCAGCTATGGAAAACAAAACACTAATATTAACAACTTTGAATGCTGCCTGGGCTTCTCCTGGTTCTATTATATATttgttttttcaaagttttcggaTAGGAGATGGAACACGCAGACTCCTGGACCATTTGGTAATCATTGCCTTGGACAAGAAAGCGTACATAAGGTGCATATCCTTGCATACTCACTGTTTTGCTCTTTATACTGAGGGAATGGATTTCTCATATGAGAAGATTTACATGACTGCTGGATATTTGTCAATGATGTGGAGAAGGATAGAATTTCTGCGTGTTATTCTCGAAATGGGATACAACTTTATTTTCTCGGTAAAATTCTCTTTCCTATGATTGGCCTTTGTAATATTCTGTTTGTTAAAGTACTGATGTGTGAAAGTGACCATACCTTCTGGATCTTCTTGTTCTCTAAGTATCTATTTCTATGTAGACTATCTTCCCTTTTTTTGTTCATAGCCAAGTTTGCAGGCAATGCTCTATTGTTAAACTTTGTTCCTTGTTTCTTGTTTGTGCAACATATTTTGTTACCCCTTCTTTCATCTGCTGCAAACGCATATAAGATAGAATCATATATATCTACAAATTTATGCATGGAATGCATGCCTAGGATAATAGTTTGCTCGAGTGTATGAAAGTTTATCCAATGGGATAGGCATTAAGTTGTCCATATAAGCATCAGTATGTGACAAACTCATTGTTATCCATGCTCTTACTGCCTAATATTCTTTATATAGCTTTGCATATAATTCTGTTAGTAGGAACTGCTAACATCTTGTACTACTTATACTCTGCATGCTGTATCCTTTGTAGTCttgatttactaatatattatttatgtggttttacagtttacaaatctcaagtactccagagttgaaattgatgaagtacggttcgagtgggctgaatgcatgctagattacatttgaagtgtggttctaccttgatgtgttaaaataatgttctaccttgattttgatatctattagctagtttttgatgtaaaaagaatgtttgggtattttatggatattgttgtaagaagattatttatataatttgtgaatatttgtgtattttatggatattattgaatgaagaatatttgtataatttgtgaatatttgtgtattttttttattgtcggtttttcattgtttcgaaaatcaaatttgtgctgttaaaaaatatacatattacatcggttttccaccgctgcaaaaccggtgttattaactaatattacatcggtcatttaccactgccaaaattggtgttattaacatacaatattatatcggttttacaccgttgatgaaacggtgttgttaagtgatactacaccggttaataaccgattcgaagaccggtgtcgttaagtgatactacaccggttttaacccgatgtctaaaatggcagacttttaacatcggcttcatagacatcggtcgaaaatgaaatagacaccggtgaaaaaccgatgtctatgaaggtttttgttgtagtggaaagagttctaggagttcggtttcattgtggtggaacctgatgtatcatgttttatcctttcctcattgtcaatcaacatgcattcgtcggaagttaaagctactatccttaagcactaaacagagaagatccttgtgaaatcctattacggttaacccctgtcactagggtgcctcggtagatcacaagaatacaaatctaatcgatgtcattagggatagagataggggtttggtttggtttcttacttccttgtggagaagttgcctctcctttcaagggagtatcctagatATTCGTGAATGGATTACTCCTATCACTAGAGCCCCTCGGGTATACAATCTAAGATtctctctttacgaaattagcaattcctacacaatcaactaATATGACAAGGTAATCTcagcaacaagtctcatgcatatcaaatagaaactaggcaagcgaaatcatccaatgagtaaaggcataaacatgagtcttacatcaaaccctatccacaactactccctaatcctagaacaaaggatctactccatagacgcaggAGAAAAAACCCAAAGACATAATATAAgtaagcatacaatcctcaaatgagaagagagaaagagaagagatgcTTATCCAATAACGTCGAGTAATCTTCAGATCCAATcgtttgcttctggagttgatgtggtgatgaaggtgaTCTCGGATCGTTGAACGGAGGTCCGGGATAGCGTGGAATGACACCAAGGTAAATCTCTTCTGACGACTCGCCTCCCCTCTCGAGGAGAAGAGTtaaaagcctttatataggctagggcacgggtgTCGCACGGCCCGTGCCACAGTCGtgcgagatccacacggccaagctcttcttctcttcgggttaagtgacacggtcgtgccacatctgcacggccgtgtcttgctTTGGCTTGGGCTGCActtcacggccgtgtgaggttcacacgaccgtgtggatcttggctgctggttgtgaggcacggccgtgcaaggttgcacggtcgtgctctGCTTTCTCTCGGGgaatggccacacgaccgtgtagggtTGCACGGTCATGCTCTGCTCTCTATCTGgaatggccacacggtcgtgcaaggttgcacggtcgtgctatGCTTTATTTCGGTACATCGACAATCAccgttttcgctccaaaagttgtccctatcaacataaaatcaaacaaagagcaaaTCTCCGACAAAAGAGTAATAAATACTGAATAAACGATAAGAGAGATAAtcgtgcaaagaatatatacaaataaagtaagtgaatgtgaattaaaacatgcataaatgatcataatatctacgcacatcacacccccagacttaaacctttgcttatcctcaagtaaaatgctgcaatctatgttcatgagttcttatagtgtatcataatccctagtgtactcgtctaactctatcaactaatttcattgatgagcatgattatggagtaacctaagtatgacctaagcataagttctttgtgctcggtgcaataagtaactcaaactctttaagtttcaatttttcatcctagtaaagtcgtcatacaattgagttcctaatgttcccgatgataggcacttacctgccacacacttggttcatttttcttaaattacacaaggtctcaaaggatactactcggaatcaagggaaacataacatttatttccctagtaacctaactcggtctcaaaggagtaaattgttagtttccactcacgacaactattttttatcccttattcaactctttttttattattattattatttttggtgttatagaGGTGTATCACTAATCACAAATGctagatgcatatgttgggatttagatttttccaaatgagcttccatgattcgaggtcatccagtaaccaaactGTAACTAAGGAATtcccatgggaacaaaagtactaagcaaattggatgaatcataactatttcaaaatatttctactattcaagcttaagtacttaagtgaagtgaaagtaagatccttaaggttaggccaagacttatactaaactccgtacaatacttagcttatttcatgctactaaagatagagaaaggaggtacaccaagaatactaacactatctctacaacacatgaactaagaaattACACGTGCTAGTCGTTTTACTATTGGACAAGTCAACAGAGGAAGttgaaggtttgatgttctcaaatatgcctcaaaacttctaaataaaaatgatgaaaaacTACAAGTAGGAAAAGgaagtgcaaatgagatgcaagaaatatgaaattaaaagaaataaaaatgaaatgcaagtagataaaataaactaaataaaatttgtaaaaagaaaagaaaaagactcGACTCAACTC
Coding sequences:
- the LOC122049237 gene encoding protein CWC15 homolog B-like, which codes for MTTAARPTWAPTKGGNEQGGTRIFEPSQKYSSRDLASHTTLKTRKEGQDTQDELQKRDFREELEERERRHFSSKDKSYTEDRDRRKGHLLLEGTRREAEDRIVPRNIDADDSDVDVNDDEDSDR